From a region of the Budorcas taxicolor isolate Tak-1 chromosome 9, Takin1.1, whole genome shotgun sequence genome:
- the PRR18 gene encoding proline-rich protein 18 has product MPFPPAPPPPPTPAPGVPAARPPPRKPGAPRKAAAPACAPPGPSPPAAAAEKKRRPPERPPGPLSSSWPSATLKRPPARRAPGPASPRAPAPCASRPAGSGDSPAGTAASGARTAASGAGPDAALRFSLSLTPEAVLVIQRRHLERQLLARPRRAPPADAGRPPAACPRAARLGRLAPPPPPAPGPRPADLRSLLKVSLLNERHKYDDVEYEEEAATADEGLVRKCTEWLRGVESAAAARDRAGPLDALPHLSSL; this is encoded by the coding sequence ATGCCGTTcccgcccgcgccgccgccgccgcccaccCCGGCCCCGGGGGTCCCCGCCGCGCGCCCGCCGCCCCGGAAGCCCGGCGCCCCGCGCAAGGCGGCGGCGCCCGCCTGCGCCCCGCCCGGACCCTCGCCGCCCGCCGCGGCCGCCGAAAAGAAGAGGCGGCCTCCCGAGCGGCCCCCGGGGCCGCTGTCCAGCTCCTGGCCCTCCGCCACCCTGAAGCGGCCGCCGGCCCGCCGCGCCCCCGGCCCGGCATCCCCGCGCGCCCCGGCCCCGTGCGCGTCCCGGCCGGCCGGTTCCGGCGACAGCCCCGCGGGGACCGCGGCCTCGGGGGCGCGGACCGCCGCCTCGGGCGCCGGGCCCGACGCCGCCCTGCGCTTCTCGCTGAGCCTCACGCCCGAGGCCGTGCTGGTCATCCAGCGGCGCCACCTGGAGAGGCAGCTGCTGGCTCGGCCCCGGCGGGCGCCCCCAGCCGACGCCGGGCGCCCGCCCGCCGCCTGCCCCCGGGCCGCGCGCCTCGGCCGTCtggccccgccgcccccgcccgcccccggcccgcggcCCGCCGACCTGCGCTCGCTGCTCAAGGTGTCGCTGCTCAACGAGCGGCACAAGTACGACGACGTGGAGTACGAGGAGGAGGCCGCGACCGCCGACGAGGGCCTGGTGCGCAAGTGCACCGAGTGGCTGCGCGGCGTGGAGTCGGCGGCCGCCGCGCGCGACCGGGCGGGGCCCCTGGACGCGCTGCCGCACCTGAGCTCGCTGTGA